AAAAATCAAGGTATCGAGTGCGCACCATGTGTATAGCCGTTGGCCATTAATTTCAACGGTGTGCATGGTTTCGCGTTGCGTGAGACCATACCCGACAATATCTCCCGTATTGTCATATTCGATACCAGGAATTTCTTTAAGTATCGACGCTAATTGCTCAAGGTCGCAATTTAAAGCCGTTGCCAGGATTGTGGGTGAAACTGATTGCCCTTTAATCAGTTCATGCAGCAATACACTAAATAGACTTGCTAAGTTTTTAGGCTGATTGGCTGGGATGAGACGATTGGCAATCTCTGTAACGTAGCGTGTGATATCCATAATTGTTCCCTTTACCCCGCGCAGCACGAAAGCTGCTTCACATCCTTGGAGAAAGTCTGCGCCGCGAGCTTCAGTCCCTCGACCATCGTCAGGTAGGGGAACAACTGGTCAGCCAATTCCTGAACGGTCATGCGGTTACGTATCGCAAGCGCTGCCGTTTGAATTAGTTCGCCCGCTTCAGGTGCCACAGCCTGTACGCCAATGAGTCGTCCGCTACCTTCTTCGATGACCAATTTGATGAAGCCGCGCGTGTCGAAGTTGGCGAGCGCA
This genomic stretch from Moraxella osloensis harbors:
- the merB gene encoding organomercurial lyase MerB — translated: MDITRYVTEIANRLIPANQPKNLASLFSVLLHELIKGQSVSPTILATALNCDLEQLASILKEIPGIEYDNTGDIVGYGLTQRETMHTVEINGQRLYTWCALDTLIFPPLLNQTAYVHSRCASTSVPILLTVTPDEVLDITPSDAVVSLILPQNKTDIRLSFCCHVHFFASSRVAHDWALEHPRVEIVTVQEAYELGRKLARHLSAVGQATN